One Verrucomicrobiaceae bacterium genomic window carries:
- a CDS encoding PmoA family protein yields the protein MKRTALLSAFLLLLSLAASAAEFTVEKTASGGAVVKVDGQLFAEYVVDQANKPYLWPILGPTGKEMTRAYPMKNVEGEKQDHPHHRGLNFGHESIGGYDTWAEKATFGENPKSSERLKHLGAIKHKSFKQLQGGATGVLTALSDYVDAEGKVTLTEERTLTFRVEDDGSRVIDVDIDLIASEADVVVDDKKDAGLSIRVPHSMSVDAKEGGKLINSEGQTDADTWGKRAKWCDYHGPVGGEHLGIAMLNHPSSFRFPTSWHSRTYGLFTANPFGLSQLKLQK from the coding sequence ATGAAACGCACCGCCCTCCTTTCTGCCTTCCTCCTGCTTCTCAGCCTCGCGGCCAGTGCCGCAGAATTCACTGTCGAAAAGACCGCCTCTGGTGGTGCGGTGGTGAAGGTAGATGGGCAGCTTTTTGCTGAGTATGTCGTCGATCAGGCGAACAAGCCGTATCTGTGGCCGATCCTTGGCCCCACGGGCAAGGAAATGACGCGTGCCTACCCGATGAAGAACGTCGAGGGTGAAAAGCAGGATCATCCGCATCATCGCGGGCTGAATTTTGGCCACGAGAGCATCGGCGGGTATGACACCTGGGCAGAGAAAGCCACCTTTGGCGAGAATCCGAAGAGCTCTGAGCGCCTGAAGCACCTGGGAGCGATCAAGCACAAGAGTTTCAAGCAACTGCAAGGCGGAGCGACAGGCGTGCTGACCGCTTTGTCCGACTATGTGGATGCTGAGGGCAAAGTGACGCTCACCGAGGAGCGCACGCTGACTTTCCGCGTGGAAGATGATGGCAGCCGCGTCATTGACGTGGACATCGACTTGATCGCCTCTGAGGCCGATGTGGTGGTGGATGATAAAAAAGATGCCGGTCTGAGCATCCGCGTGCCACACAGCATGAGCGTGGATGCGAAGGAAGGCGGCAAGCTCATCAATAGCGAAGGCCAGACCGATGCAGACACCTGGGGCAAGCGTGCCAAATGGTGCGACTACCACGGCCCCGTGGGCGGAGAGCACCTGGGCATCGCGATGCTGAACCATCCGAGCAGCTTCCGCTTCCCCACCTCCTGGCACTCACGCACCTACGGCCTCTTCACCGCGAACCCCTTCGGCCTTTCTCAGTTGAAGCTTCAAAAATAG
- the feoB gene encoding ferrous iron transport protein B, protein MSNSTAASAGAASAEVPLIAIVGNPNSGKTTLFNLLTGLRQKVANYPGVTVEKKIGECYSQHGKKLRLIDLPGAYSLNARSPDEAVLRDVLLGRRPETPRPDRVVCVVDAANFERNLYLVSQVLELGLPTILVLNMVDVAEQRQWRTDAEKLSRQLGIPVVKTQAVSGQGLTELKIALSREQSSVPHADNPLRIALPEGVRAALEQSRGPLCQMGAIHACASLLEPLYLLSDHDPTHYGLGDAQMTHIHELRRSIDAAFPGWEDDLVTARYRAIEKLCSEVLTRPDQEVDTLTAKLDRVLLHPVIGMLNLVFVFLLLGYLIFSVAAVPMEWIDSLFGQTGAWVESLMAPGDLRDLMVNGVVSGVGGVVIFLPQIMILFFFIGLMEDTGYMARLAFIMDWLMSKVGLNGKSFLPFLSSYACAVPGVMAARTIDSPKDRLVTILIAPLASCSARLPVYTLLIGLLFPAQPWTQALLMTGLYALGTGGAFVFAWIFSRRIMKGASSPMILEMPAYKRPSLRSILLLVWQRARAFLVRAGTIILGISILIWAASTYPKSEGTDKSAQLAASFAGRAGKLIEPVIEPLGYDWKIGIGLIGSFAAREVFNTTMGVVYAVESEDADNLDPLRDKLAAERRADGRPVYTPLVCISLLIFYVFAMQCISTIAIVRRETGSWKWAMLQLGYMTGTAYLLSLLVFQIGTALGY, encoded by the coding sequence ATGAGCAACTCGACCGCTGCATCCGCAGGAGCCGCCTCCGCAGAGGTACCGCTCATCGCCATCGTGGGGAACCCGAACTCGGGCAAGACCACGCTCTTCAATCTGCTCACGGGACTGCGCCAAAAGGTGGCAAACTACCCCGGCGTCACCGTGGAAAAGAAGATCGGTGAATGCTACAGCCAGCACGGCAAAAAACTGCGCCTCATCGACCTGCCGGGTGCTTACAGCCTCAATGCACGCTCCCCAGATGAGGCCGTGCTGCGGGATGTCCTGCTCGGCAGACGCCCAGAGACGCCACGCCCAGACCGCGTCGTCTGCGTGGTCGATGCGGCGAATTTCGAGCGCAATCTCTACCTCGTCTCCCAAGTGCTCGAACTGGGCCTACCGACGATTTTGGTGCTGAATATGGTCGATGTGGCCGAGCAGCGCCAGTGGCGCACAGATGCCGAAAAGCTCAGTCGCCAGCTAGGCATCCCGGTGGTGAAAACACAGGCCGTGAGTGGCCAAGGACTCACCGAGCTGAAAATCGCCCTCAGCCGTGAGCAATCCAGCGTGCCCCACGCAGACAACCCGCTGCGCATCGCCCTACCAGAAGGCGTGCGAGCCGCTCTGGAGCAAAGTCGCGGTCCACTCTGCCAGATGGGTGCCATCCACGCATGCGCCTCACTGCTAGAGCCGCTCTACCTGCTCTCCGACCATGATCCCACGCACTATGGCCTGGGAGATGCGCAGATGACTCACATCCATGAATTGCGCCGCAGCATTGATGCTGCATTCCCTGGCTGGGAGGATGATCTGGTCACCGCCCGCTATCGTGCCATCGAAAAACTCTGCTCCGAGGTGCTGACGCGGCCCGATCAGGAAGTGGACACACTCACTGCCAAGCTCGATCGCGTACTGCTGCATCCCGTCATCGGCATGCTGAATCTCGTCTTCGTCTTTCTACTGCTCGGCTATCTCATCTTCAGCGTCGCCGCCGTGCCCATGGAGTGGATCGACAGTCTCTTTGGCCAAACCGGTGCCTGGGTCGAGTCCCTCATGGCTCCAGGGGATCTGCGTGATCTCATGGTCAATGGTGTCGTCTCCGGCGTCGGTGGCGTGGTCATCTTTTTGCCGCAGATCATGATCCTCTTCTTCTTCATCGGCTTGATGGAGGACACTGGCTACATGGCGCGGCTGGCCTTCATCATGGACTGGCTGATGAGCAAAGTGGGTCTCAATGGGAAGTCGTTTTTGCCCTTCCTCAGCTCCTACGCCTGCGCCGTGCCCGGCGTGATGGCCGCACGCACCATCGACAGCCCCAAGGACCGCCTCGTCACCATCCTCATCGCACCCCTGGCCTCGTGCTCCGCTCGCTTGCCCGTGTACACCTTGCTCATCGGCCTGCTCTTTCCAGCGCAGCCATGGACACAGGCACTGCTGATGACCGGACTCTATGCGCTAGGCACCGGCGGGGCCTTCGTCTTCGCCTGGATCTTTAGCCGCCGCATCATGAAGGGAGCCAGCAGCCCCATGATCCTGGAAATGCCCGCCTACAAGCGGCCCTCACTCCGCTCCATCCTCCTACTCGTTTGGCAGCGTGCCCGTGCCTTCCTCGTCCGTGCAGGCACCATCATCCTCGGCATCTCCATCCTCATCTGGGCCGCATCCACCTACCCGAAGAGCGAAGGCACCGACAAATCCGCCCAGCTCGCCGCCAGCTTCGCAGGCCGTGCGGGCAAGCTCATCGAGCCCGTCATCGAGCCCCTGGGCTATGATTGGAAAATCGGCATCGGCCTCATCGGCAGCTTCGCCGCACGCGAAGTCTTCAATACCACCATGGGCGTCGTCTATGCCGTAGAAAGTGAGGACGCAGACAATCTCGATCCCCTGCGGGACAAACTCGCCGCAGAACGCCGCGCAGATGGCCGCCCTGTCTATACGCCCCTCGTCTGCATCAGCCTGCTCATCTTTTATGTCTTCGCCATGCAGTGCATCAGCACCATCGCCATCGTGCGGCGAGAGACCGGCTCGTGGAAGTGGGCCATGCTCCAGCTCGGCTACATGACTGGCACCGCCTATCTTTTGAGCCTCCTCGTATTCCAGATCGGCACCGCTTTGGGATACTGA
- a CDS encoding HlyD family efflux transporter periplasmic adaptor subunit, producing the protein MPAAATDRPSTTTPPWEARRPPARRGLLRKMLIMLLIAGGIGFLASALRPRPIQVETALVQDGPLTVFVSEEGRTRIRNRHIVAAPVAGSMQRVTLKPGDTVQAGKTILTRIQPAQPALLDDRTRATATAQVASADAARKRAQEALEASRTTHKFAQSNWDRVQRTTEKGTLSDTDRDEFHRLAEISQREVRAAEFALQAAESDHTQAQAALLQFTTHDPHPPILEIKAPVSGVVLRVQQESATIITPGTAILEIGDPTDLEVEAEILTRDAVGILPGATVSIEQWGGPEPLPGRVRRIEPAAFTKVSALGVEEQRVLVLSDFSPPHQTTATQPLGDRYRVEVRVAVWSTPRTLLVPSGALFREGSQWKTFILAADKAQSIIVEAGRSDGRHTQVLSGLQSGDRVLMHPPDSVKHGSAVVPREAP; encoded by the coding sequence ATGCCAGCAGCCGCCACCGATCGCCCATCCACCACCACCCCGCCGTGGGAGGCACGGAGGCCGCCCGCACGGCGCGGACTCCTGCGGAAAATGCTCATCATGCTGCTGATCGCAGGCGGCATCGGCTTCCTCGCCTCCGCCCTCCGCCCACGCCCCATCCAGGTAGAGACCGCCCTCGTCCAGGACGGGCCACTCACCGTCTTCGTCAGTGAAGAAGGCCGCACCCGCATCCGCAACCGCCACATCGTCGCCGCCCCCGTCGCTGGCAGCATGCAGCGTGTCACCTTAAAACCCGGCGACACCGTCCAGGCCGGCAAAACCATCCTCACCCGCATCCAGCCCGCACAGCCCGCCCTTTTGGATGATCGCACCCGCGCCACCGCCACCGCCCAAGTCGCCAGCGCAGATGCCGCCCGCAAGCGAGCCCAAGAGGCCCTCGAAGCCAGCCGCACCACCCACAAATTCGCCCAGTCCAACTGGGACCGCGTCCAGCGCACCACCGAAAAAGGCACCCTCAGCGACACCGACCGCGATGAGTTCCACCGCCTCGCAGAGATCAGCCAGCGTGAAGTCCGCGCAGCCGAGTTCGCCCTCCAGGCCGCCGAGTCCGACCATACCCAGGCCCAGGCCGCCCTGCTCCAGTTCACCACCCACGATCCCCACCCTCCCATCCTCGAGATCAAAGCCCCCGTCAGCGGCGTCGTACTCCGCGTCCAGCAAGAAAGCGCCACCATCATCACCCCCGGCACCGCCATCCTCGAAATCGGCGACCCCACAGACCTCGAAGTCGAGGCCGAGATCCTCACCCGCGACGCCGTAGGCATCCTCCCCGGCGCCACCGTCAGCATCGAGCAATGGGGCGGCCCCGAGCCCCTCCCTGGCCGCGTCCGCCGCATCGAGCCCGCCGCCTTCACCAAAGTCTCCGCCCTCGGTGTCGAGGAGCAGCGCGTCCTCGTCCTCAGCGACTTCTCCCCCCCACATCAAACCACCGCCACCCAGCCACTCGGAGACCGCTACCGGGTCGAGGTCCGCGTCGCCGTCTGGAGCACCCCGCGCACCCTCCTCGTCCCCTCCGGTGCCCTCTTCCGTGAGGGCAGCCAGTGGAAAACCTTCATCCTCGCCGCCGACAAAGCCCAGTCCATCATCGTCGAAGCCGGCCGCAGCGACGGCCGCCACACCCAGGTCCTCAGCGGACTCCAGAGCGGCGACCGCGTCCTCATGCACCCGCCCGACTCCGTCAAACACGGCAGCGCCGTCGTCCCGCGTGAAGCACCGTGA
- a CDS encoding sulfatase, giving the protein MIRLFAALFLLLALQAPAQTHPDVLFIAVDDLNDWVGHLGGHPQAKTPNIDRLVARGTAFTNSHCAAPACNPSRAALMSGLRPWETGIYTNGDPAQGVLKDITTINRHFLASGYNTRGGGKIYHGFGSEGRDDTWTEWAGLFPTVNDHDANLNGLQSGHFDWGAIQAAPQDMGDYKATSWAIDHLQKAPTDQPLFLALGFIKPHLPWYVPQLYYDRFPLADIQLPITREDDLDDVPDAGKKMARPEGDHAKVLQGDQWKKAVQAYLATISFLDDQVGRLLDGLDASPRKDKTIIVWWTDHGWHLGEKQHWRKFALWEKATRTSMAIIAPGITQPGSTCAAPVDYTHIYPTLCELTGLPTPLHVKGASLMPLLKNPAATWDQYAVCTHGKGNHAVRDSQWRYIRYADGSEELYDHSKDPHEWTNLAAEVGMSDIKTRLAALLPKTEIKPTSGSKGSNGDSSSEMPKKGKGKKGKAK; this is encoded by the coding sequence ATGATTCGTCTCTTTGCTGCACTCTTTCTCCTGCTCGCCCTCCAAGCCCCTGCGCAGACGCATCCTGATGTGCTCTTCATCGCCGTCGATGATCTCAACGACTGGGTAGGCCACCTCGGCGGCCATCCACAGGCCAAAACACCGAATATCGACCGCCTCGTCGCACGCGGCACCGCATTCACCAACTCCCACTGCGCCGCCCCCGCCTGCAATCCCTCCCGCGCAGCCCTCATGAGTGGCCTACGCCCCTGGGAAACCGGCATCTACACCAATGGCGACCCCGCCCAAGGCGTGCTCAAAGACATCACCACCATCAATCGCCACTTCCTCGCCAGCGGCTACAACACCCGCGGCGGCGGCAAAATCTACCATGGATTCGGCAGTGAAGGCCGTGACGACACCTGGACCGAGTGGGCGGGCCTCTTCCCCACCGTGAACGATCACGATGCCAATCTCAACGGCCTCCAAAGTGGCCATTTCGACTGGGGTGCCATCCAAGCCGCCCCACAGGACATGGGCGACTACAAAGCCACCTCCTGGGCCATCGACCACCTCCAGAAAGCCCCCACCGACCAGCCCCTCTTCCTCGCCCTCGGCTTCATCAAGCCCCACCTCCCCTGGTATGTGCCCCAGCTCTACTATGACCGCTTTCCCCTCGCTGACATCCAGCTCCCCATCACCCGCGAAGACGACCTCGATGATGTACCCGATGCCGGTAAAAAAATGGCCCGCCCCGAAGGCGATCACGCCAAAGTGCTGCAAGGCGACCAATGGAAAAAAGCCGTCCAAGCCTACCTCGCCACCATCTCCTTCCTCGATGACCAAGTAGGCCGCCTGCTCGATGGGCTCGATGCCAGCCCCCGCAAAGACAAAACCATCATCGTCTGGTGGACCGACCACGGATGGCACCTCGGAGAAAAGCAGCACTGGCGGAAATTTGCCCTCTGGGAAAAAGCCACCCGCACCTCCATGGCCATCATCGCCCCCGGCATCACCCAGCCCGGCAGCACCTGTGCCGCACCTGTCGATTACACCCACATCTACCCCACCCTCTGCGAGCTCACCGGACTCCCCACTCCCCTACACGTCAAAGGAGCCTCCCTCATGCCCCTATTGAAAAATCCCGCCGCCACCTGGGACCAATACGCCGTCTGCACCCATGGCAAAGGCAACCACGCCGTTCGCGACAGCCAGTGGCGCTACATCCGCTATGCAGACGGCAGTGAGGAACTCTACGACCACAGCAAAGACCCGCATGAATGGACAAACCTCGCCGCCGAAGTCGGCATGAGCGACATCAAAACCCGCCTCGCCGCCCTTCTGCCCAAAACCGAAATCAAACCCACCTCCGGCAGCAAAGGCAGCAACGGCGACAGCAGCAGCGAAATGCCCAAGAAAGGCAAAGGCAAGAAAGGCAAAGCCAAGTGA
- a CDS encoding FeoB-associated Cys-rich membrane protein, with amino-acid sequence MDWQTLTALAIVILTAVIFIVRAVKNRRKSGCGSGGCGGGCPK; translated from the coding sequence ATGGACTGGCAAACCCTCACCGCCCTCGCCATCGTGATCCTCACGGCGGTCATCTTCATCGTTCGTGCCGTGAAAAATCGCCGCAAATCAGGCTGCGGCAGCGGCGGATGTGGCGGCGGCTGCCCCAAGTGA
- a CDS encoding alpha/beta hydrolase — protein MPHVETNGIKMYYQERGSGEPLICIMGVTAPGGVWDAHAQAWEKHFRCILGDNRGVGETDKPEGPYTTAMMADDYAGLMDKLGIKQARVVGCSLGSVIAQQLALRHPEKVKSMILMCTWARQDRFGLYTWQHLMKCKASMRPEDFMHWIQMLIFTKPWFDNDDCWNNMQQGLKDAAINAAPQPVHATEAQSAAAMTHNTLNELKNVKCPTLVIGGKDDTFTPQWMGKEVAAAIPGADLHLYDNAGHAFHWECLGDFNPRTTEWLLKH, from the coding sequence ATGCCCCACGTCGAAACCAACGGAATCAAAATGTACTACCAAGAACGCGGCAGCGGTGAGCCGCTGATCTGCATCATGGGGGTGACGGCCCCTGGCGGTGTGTGGGATGCGCATGCGCAGGCGTGGGAGAAGCACTTCCGCTGCATCCTGGGGGATAATCGTGGCGTGGGTGAGACGGATAAGCCCGAAGGCCCCTACACCACGGCGATGATGGCGGATGATTACGCCGGACTGATGGACAAGCTGGGCATCAAGCAAGCCCGCGTCGTGGGCTGCTCGCTGGGCTCAGTGATCGCGCAGCAGCTGGCGCTGCGGCACCCGGAGAAGGTGAAGAGCATGATCCTCATGTGTACGTGGGCACGGCAGGACCGCTTCGGTCTCTACACCTGGCAGCACCTCATGAAGTGCAAGGCGAGCATGCGGCCGGAGGATTTCATGCACTGGATCCAGATGCTCATTTTCACCAAGCCCTGGTTCGATAATGACGACTGCTGGAACAACATGCAGCAGGGGCTCAAAGATGCGGCCATCAATGCCGCGCCGCAGCCCGTGCATGCGACGGAGGCCCAAAGCGCCGCCGCGATGACGCATAACACGCTCAACGAGCTCAAGAACGTGAAGTGCCCCACGCTGGTCATCGGCGGTAAGGACGATACCTTCACGCCGCAGTGGATGGGCAAAGAAGTGGCCGCTGCGATCCCTGGTGCGGATCTGCATCTCTATGACAATGCGGGCCACGCCTTCCACTGGGAGTGCCTGGGCGACTTCAATCCCCGCACGACGGAGTGGCTGCTGAAGCATTGA